The Agromyces sp. G08B096 DNA window GCCCGTCAGGCGGCGGGCGTGCCGGCTCGGCCGGTTCGGGTCCCGCCGCTCGCCCCGGCCAGCTCGGCGAACCAGGCCGCGCCCGCCTCGGTCGGCGTGAGCCCGCGGTCGCCGCGCGCACGGGCGAGGAGGCCGTCGCCGACGAGCGTCTCGAGGATCCGCGCACCGGCGAGGCCGGCGACGTGCGGCCGGCGTTCGGTCCAGTCGAGGCATCCGCGGACCGCCGGCCGGCGGCCGGCGTCGACCAGGCGGTCGAGCCCGAGCCGGGTCGCGAGCGGCCCGGACGTGGCGAGGAGGACGCCCGGCTCCCCCGCGCGCAGCGGGGCGAGCGCACCCTCGGCAACAAGCGCGTCGGCGAGGTCGAGGGCGAGGCGTCCGGCGAGGTGGTCGTAGCAGGAGCGGGCCTCGGCGAGCCGCTTCGCCTCGCGTGAGCGGGCGTACGACACGACCGGCCGGGTCGGCGCGATGGCGAGCAGCGCCTCCACGGCCCGGGCGACCTCGGGGCCGGCGAGCGCGAAGTAGCGGTGCCGTCCGCTCCGGACGGCGGTCACGAGTCCGCCGTCGACGAGCTGGGCGAGGTGGGCGCTCGCGGTCGGCGCGCTCACCCCCGCGAGGGCGGCGAGGTCGCTCGCGGGCAGCGAGCGACCGTCGAGGAGGG harbors:
- a CDS encoding helix-turn-helix domain-containing protein; the encoded protein is MPDVDLAAPAKLIGEPARAAMLAALLDGRSLPASDLAALAGVSAPTASAHLAQLVDGGLVTAVRSGRHRYFALAGPEVARAVEALLAIAPTRPVVSYARSREAKRLAEARSCYDHLAGRLALDLADALVAEGALAPLRAGEPGVLLATSGPLATRLGLDRLVDAGRRPAVRGCLDWTERRPHVAGLAGARILETLVGDGLLARARGDRGLTPTEAGAAWFAELAGASGGTRTGRAGTPAA